A region from the Leptospira ellinghausenii genome encodes:
- a CDS encoding sensor histidine kinase: MVTSSNLLAQFASQMKSKSLLILISIRMVIAWLGVFASFLNFGKPPFPITIAFTFYFFSSSYLGKKFIQKDLSNKISNSLVMFFLLVDYLVLLLGFYVSISMHPQGLKALPIQNSIFFTLFFIYQLYIAFFLHRTFSAVMGGVVIVGYLGGMYIANLGGAEIDFGYQLTPQGPNRIIFLLEILKVVLLLAKTICIVKLVSFLLDILENNNQRLSEELNERETSLIQNDRLVTLGSLASNVAHEIKNPLAGIKSMVSYLLSEEQNYLTNKDPLWYEKEKQIRWKYRTKKEKREELDLILELFAFLERHDRFYFADRCIELGIDYKSFEGISVDDKSTWDFIFLWLKYKTMENASLLISNAIDRTEKVISTFQQFSKPFADKEKSIVRIGSGIRDILILYNQYWEINRSLVTEIDDQLSTYVNETSLKLVWSHLIFNAIQATEPKTGEIKVKVSSDNSERIEIKIIDNGIGIPIDLQKHIFQPFFTTKEKGEGIGLGLYICKTIITEQNGTISFVSHPGKTEFIVNLPIFKSN, translated from the coding sequence ATGGTCACCTCATCCAACTTACTTGCGCAGTTTGCGAGCCAAATGAAGTCAAAGAGTCTTTTGATTTTGATTTCAATACGAATGGTGATCGCCTGGCTTGGTGTGTTTGCCTCCTTTTTGAATTTTGGAAAACCTCCATTTCCAATCACAATCGCATTTACATTTTATTTTTTTAGCAGTTCCTATCTAGGGAAAAAATTCATACAAAAAGATTTGTCCAATAAAATTTCCAATTCACTTGTAATGTTCTTTTTGCTTGTGGATTACTTAGTTTTGCTTTTAGGTTTTTATGTTTCGATATCAATGCATCCTCAGGGTTTAAAGGCATTACCCATCCAAAACTCAATATTTTTTACATTGTTTTTCATCTACCAACTCTACATCGCTTTTTTTTTACACAGAACCTTTTCTGCCGTGATGGGTGGAGTTGTGATAGTAGGTTACCTTGGGGGAATGTACATAGCAAATTTAGGAGGAGCTGAAATTGATTTTGGTTACCAACTCACTCCACAAGGACCCAATCGAATCATTTTCCTTTTAGAGATACTCAAAGTTGTTTTACTTCTTGCGAAAACAATATGTATTGTAAAACTCGTTTCCTTTTTGTTAGATATATTAGAAAATAATAACCAAAGATTATCAGAAGAATTAAACGAAAGAGAAACCAGTTTGATACAGAATGATAGGCTTGTCACTCTTGGGTCTCTTGCATCTAATGTTGCTCACGAAATCAAAAATCCACTTGCTGGGATCAAATCTATGGTTTCTTATTTGTTGAGCGAAGAACAAAATTATCTAACAAACAAAGATCCTCTATGGTATGAAAAGGAAAAACAAATTCGTTGGAAATACCGAACAAAAAAAGAAAAAAGGGAGGAATTGGATTTAATCCTCGAACTCTTTGCTTTTCTGGAACGCCATGATCGATTTTATTTTGCAGATCGTTGTATTGAACTTGGTATTGATTACAAAAGTTTTGAAGGGATTTCTGTAGATGACAAATCCACATGGGATTTTATCTTTTTATGGTTAAAATATAAAACGATGGAAAATGCGAGTTTACTGATTTCAAACGCAATTGATCGGACGGAAAAAGTAATCTCAACTTTCCAACAATTTTCAAAACCATTTGCAGACAAAGAAAAATCAATTGTTAGAATTGGGAGTGGAATTCGTGACATTCTCATTTTATACAACCAGTATTGGGAAATCAACCGGTCACTTGTCACAGAAATTGATGACCAACTTTCTACGTACGTAAATGAAACATCGCTAAAATTAGTTTGGTCCCATTTGATTTTTAATGCCATTCAAGCCACAGAACCAAAAACGGGGGAAATTAAAGTGAAAGTATCCTCTGATAATTCGGAAAGGATTGAAATCAAAATCATCGATAATGGGATCGGAATTCCAATCGACTTACAAAAACATATCTTCCAACCATTTTTTACAACCAAGGAGAAGGGGGAAGGCATTGGACTTGGTTTATATATTTGTAAAACAATTATTACGGAACAAAATGGAACCATATCATTTGTGTCCCATCCAGGGAAAACGGAATTCATTGTGAACTTACCAATCTTCAAATCGAATTAA
- a CDS encoding S41 family peptidase, whose protein sequence is MKILFHFPVFLILLIFSLFTCKPGQTKTTNLSGPKIDSIETYKKETKYPYLYTGKINLEHFIKLKNDIAILHLTNDKLKSNASIAGAIRKVYEFVSIDFTPKSFYELNLKNPEIIPQGTILPTEDPNIILIKKNPSYKKESQDWDFKKRIELHQHFISLNLDIHDLETHLDKVHSIAKNDPIRMQNPNETLEKIIFLAMLGYTEEIDPHTRVYDAKEIKTDTSFNVLNNISHRIITGYPDVLYIKIKNFLQFNDQFTIASATKKIIEHELSEKKNNQNTIGALLIDLRESEQSNLIELRKFLSLFTSSQNLFSIRNRYEANIYPSLKGDPILWDGPIGILVGPKTTAGGELVAGSLRENKKAIILGSRTFGQGTFQLFYEVGKKTGYFYAITNSRMVLPSGEEIQGFGILPDIIIEDPNKESSTPHETKFWNWIKPTNAKNPYIPKNIQTKLDEKMGVNQTNKGLFAEENPTDLDLVLTQSIEYYKTYLSTNNEFNLK, encoded by the coding sequence ATGAAGATTTTGTTTCATTTTCCTGTTTTTCTAATTCTCCTTATTTTTTCTCTTTTTACTTGCAAACCTGGTCAAACAAAAACCACAAACCTTTCTGGCCCAAAGATTGATTCCATTGAAACTTACAAAAAGGAAACCAAATACCCCTACCTCTATACGGGAAAAATTAATTTAGAACATTTTATCAAATTAAAAAATGATATCGCCATACTACACCTAACCAACGATAAACTAAAATCCAATGCCTCAATTGCGGGAGCTATCCGAAAGGTTTACGAATTTGTTTCCATTGATTTTACTCCCAAAAGTTTTTATGAATTGAATCTAAAAAATCCTGAAATCATCCCACAAGGAACCATCCTGCCTACAGAGGATCCGAATATTATACTCATTAAAAAAAATCCCTCTTACAAAAAAGAATCACAAGATTGGGATTTCAAAAAACGAATCGAATTACACCAACATTTTATTTCCTTAAACTTGGACATCCATGATTTAGAAACACATTTAGATAAAGTTCATTCTATAGCCAAAAATGATCCCATTCGAATGCAAAATCCAAATGAAACCCTTGAAAAAATAATCTTTTTGGCAATGTTAGGTTATACGGAGGAGATTGATCCACACACCAGGGTTTACGATGCCAAAGAAATTAAAACTGATACATCATTTAATGTACTAAATAATATTTCACATCGAATCATCACTGGATACCCTGATGTTCTTTATATCAAAATCAAAAATTTCCTCCAATTTAATGACCAATTCACGATTGCCAGTGCGACAAAGAAAATCATTGAACATGAATTAAGCGAAAAAAAGAACAATCAGAATACAATTGGTGCTCTACTCATTGACCTTAGAGAAAGTGAACAATCAAATCTCATCGAACTTCGAAAATTTCTCTCATTATTTACATCTTCTCAAAACTTATTTAGCATTCGCAACAGGTATGAAGCCAATATTTATCCTTCTCTTAAAGGGGATCCGATCCTTTGGGATGGTCCAATAGGAATTTTAGTTGGTCCCAAAACAACTGCGGGAGGAGAATTAGTAGCTGGAAGTTTACGAGAAAATAAAAAGGCAATCATTTTAGGTTCACGGACCTTTGGACAAGGCACTTTTCAATTGTTTTACGAAGTTGGTAAAAAAACTGGATACTTTTATGCGATTACGAATTCAAGGATGGTGTTACCTTCAGGAGAAGAGATACAGGGATTTGGAATTTTACCTGATATCATCATTGAGGATCCAAACAAAGAATCGAGTACCCCACACGAAACAAAATTTTGGAACTGGATCAAACCTACCAATGCCAAAAATCCATACATTCCTAAAAACATCCAAACCAAACTGGATGAAAAAATGGGGGTGAACCAAACAAATAAAGGTTTGTTTGCTGAAGAAAACCCTACGGACTTAGACCTAGTGCTCACCCAATCCATTGAATACTATAAAACGTATTTAAGCACAAATAATGAATTTAATTTAAAATAA
- the argC gene encoding N-acetyl-gamma-glutamyl-phosphate reductase yields the protein MKQTKIAIIGAGGLTGKELVGLLAHHPHFQVVHITSNQVDGKHIREVFPDLSHLPDLRFQKHEATIPEDAHIVLATPNEVSLEKAPEFLMQGKKVIDLSGTFRLHDQNQFESAYKFKHTKFEWMDKVVFGLPELFREKIKNANFISNPGCFATSAILPIAILGNLRKKIQGPVIVDAKSGVSGAGGRTEEIKYAYTHVYENFRAYKVLSHQHEPEMEEYSFVGSDPKKIHFTPHLLPVYRGILATIYITFENPVDPKEVKEKIQSVAEKETFIRFYETPEEIEIRKVQNTNFLDIGFTTKGNTLVLVTALDNLVKGAAGQALQNLNLMFGYSETLGLVTI from the coding sequence ATGAAACAAACAAAAATTGCAATCATAGGTGCAGGTGGGCTTACAGGCAAAGAGTTGGTTGGATTACTAGCTCACCACCCACATTTCCAAGTCGTTCATATTACTTCCAACCAAGTGGATGGGAAACACATCCGTGAGGTGTTTCCAGACCTTTCCCACTTACCTGACTTAAGGTTCCAAAAACATGAGGCAACCATTCCTGAGGATGCTCATATTGTCCTTGCAACTCCCAATGAAGTTTCTTTAGAAAAGGCACCTGAGTTTTTAATGCAAGGAAAGAAGGTTATCGACTTATCGGGAACATTTCGACTCCACGACCAAAACCAATTTGAATCAGCATACAAATTCAAACACACAAAGTTTGAATGGATGGACAAGGTTGTATTTGGACTTCCCGAATTATTCCGTGAGAAAATTAAAAATGCCAACTTTATTTCCAACCCAGGTTGTTTCGCTACTTCAGCCATACTTCCCATTGCGATTTTAGGAAATCTTAGAAAAAAAATCCAAGGTCCTGTCATTGTTGACGCAAAGTCTGGTGTGAGTGGTGCTGGAGGAAGGACTGAAGAAATTAAATATGCATACACTCATGTTTATGAAAATTTCAGAGCCTATAAAGTATTAAGCCACCAACATGAACCAGAAATGGAAGAATATTCTTTTGTTGGATCAGATCCTAAAAAAATCCATTTCACTCCTCACCTACTCCCTGTTTACCGAGGAATATTGGCAACAATTTATATCACATTCGAAAACCCAGTTGATCCCAAAGAAGTAAAAGAAAAAATCCAATCGGTAGCAGAAAAAGAAACCTTCATTCGTTTTTACGAAACTCCAGAAGAAATTGAAATCAGAAAGGTGCAAAACACAAACTTCTTAGACATTGGATTCACCACAAAAGGGAATACGTTAGTACTTGTAACGGCACTTGATAATTTAGTCAAAGGAGCTGCAGGACAAGCATTACAAAACCTGAATTTAATGTTTGGTTATTCGGAAACCTTGGGCCTTGTTACCATTTAA
- a CDS encoding YbjN domain-containing protein yields MRYSRSYMDADGRLILESDFDYSGGVSEEGIKEFLQKFQILNSQFSTLLILAE; encoded by the coding sequence ATGCGGTATTCAAGAAGTTATATGGATGCTGATGGCCGTCTCATTTTGGAGAGTGATTTTGATTATTCTGGTGGTGTGAGTGAAGAAGGGATCAAAGAATTTTTACAAAAATTCCAAATCTTAAACTCTCAGTTTAGTACGTTACTGATTTTAGCGGAATAA
- a CDS encoding Tll0287-like domain-containing protein has translation MNQIKWKVLVFLLFSIPIYYCQKETINYESLAIQITNKAKSNLQKKLSAAMSEGGTTSAIPFCQQNALGFTAKMGQANNVTLKRVTDKPRNENNLLSPEEMMVFQEIQKQKSSEGVFPNRVFSSDDNVTVYVPIPFMGHCVPCHGKKEEMTTETKTTLNKLYPKDLATNYQIGDLRGLFIVIFKK, from the coding sequence ATGAATCAGATCAAATGGAAAGTGTTAGTTTTTCTTCTCTTCTCAATTCCTATTTACTATTGCCAAAAAGAAACTATCAATTATGAATCATTGGCAATTCAAATTACGAACAAAGCAAAATCCAATTTACAAAAAAAACTTTCGGCTGCTATGTCTGAAGGAGGGACTACATCTGCCATTCCTTTTTGCCAACAAAATGCTTTGGGTTTCACCGCTAAAATGGGACAGGCAAACAATGTAACCTTAAAACGTGTGACGGATAAACCTCGTAATGAGAATAACCTTCTTTCCCCCGAAGAGATGATGGTGTTTCAGGAAATCCAAAAGCAGAAATCAAGTGAAGGTGTATTTCCAAATCGAGTTTTTTCGTCTGATGATAATGTGACAGTGTATGTTCCCATTCCATTTATGGGACACTGTGTTCCCTGCCATGGAAAAAAAGAAGAAATGACAACCGAAACCAAAACGACCCTAAACAAACTTTACCCAAAAGATTTGGCAACCAATTACCAAATAGGTGATCTGCGTGGACTCTTTATTGTCATTTTTAAGAAATGA
- a CDS encoding phosphorylase produces MLPFNPEQTLVTGAFEGEVNLLKNHPQFPNVKVMGIGNLEQAVQLFAYLNLNPQIRKIVFLGSCGVYPWSETKPNTIVSPNSVCSWELGASLGFAKQLPNTPETFPLLRDPMFASGICNAPTCITLHTMDSPPEENWKTLSFENLELFGLTKVANEFKIPVTAYLAVTNTVGPKGSTEWANQWRDLSNKLQGYFLSA; encoded by the coding sequence TTGTTACCATTTAATCCAGAACAAACACTTGTTACTGGAGCCTTTGAGGGAGAGGTAAATCTATTAAAAAACCATCCCCAATTTCCAAATGTAAAGGTGATGGGAATTGGAAATTTAGAACAGGCTGTCCAATTGTTTGCTTACTTAAACCTAAACCCACAGATTCGAAAGATTGTGTTCTTAGGATCCTGTGGTGTTTACCCGTGGTCTGAAACCAAACCAAATACAATTGTTTCTCCAAACTCTGTTTGTTCGTGGGAACTCGGAGCAAGTTTAGGTTTTGCCAAACAACTTCCGAACACACCAGAAACCTTTCCTCTCCTACGAGATCCCATGTTTGCCAGTGGCATTTGTAATGCCCCCACCTGTATCACACTCCATACAATGGATTCTCCACCTGAGGAAAATTGGAAAACACTTTCGTTTGAAAACCTAGAGTTGTTTGGACTTACAAAAGTAGCAAACGAATTCAAAATCCCTGTCACCGCCTACTTAGCTGTGACAAACACAGTAGGCCCCAAAGGTTCTACCGAATGGGCCAATCAATGGCGAGATCTCTCAAACAAATTACAAGGTTACTTCCTTTCTGCTTAA
- a CDS encoding methyl-accepting chemotaxis protein gives MKFKWEPNSLRTKLISFTILSVTLACGLTGLLSYYVGRSTIISKLESFDMVKILESKSATIDSILERAKETAVIIVSDQNTIRWAKAGEPTGDASEQVFKNLSSYKEKLSYITYLGIINPKTKNYWNESAKKIDTLSDKDPDDSWFFDLVQSKKDLVINMDYTAEYKSYAIFVNGVTIENGNPVLISSLGIDVSVASKQFTKQDQFGGESWLVDGKGIIQLALDNQLLDKDVSQAFPEEVVSELKATKEPILIFAGKDSKGKHCLYGSFQLHSVPWRVIYRVPVSSMTKSLDSIALLTSLSILFSVIVVSIGMGYVLTKVTHAIREASMLMNRISQNELSFEVPKIQLERKDEIGGMAKSLEKMRHNLISIVQKIQGLSESITGKSSHLSSLASDSSATIEEIASSVQELSASAENVSASAEEISSQSNSMIETLSLLGNEMELVSKGAEKIEGKASELESFVGKSLIDAKSLFETINIKIQSAVKDAEAIKEIRELASMIAEIGDQTNLLSLNAAIEAARAGEHGRGFAVVATEVSNLAGKSQDTVKKIVELNHKLEKAMMEMVDSVKELLNMITGKVIPDYETVVASGKEYKTQSEEINALAKRTFMLAKEISGSISEVHHAIISVSEAMNQNALALGEISSGTNQMSEVSMQTADSSAELNQTAIDMKDIAYQFKIDSNS, from the coding sequence ATGAAATTCAAATGGGAACCAAATTCACTTCGTACAAAACTCATTAGTTTTACCATCCTTTCCGTCACTCTTGCTTGTGGTCTGACTGGTTTACTGAGTTATTATGTTGGGAGAAGTACGATCATTTCTAAATTAGAAAGTTTTGATATGGTGAAGATTTTAGAATCCAAATCCGCAACCATAGATTCTATTTTGGAACGTGCTAAAGAAACTGCTGTGATCATTGTATCCGATCAGAATACCATTCGTTGGGCCAAAGCGGGAGAACCAACTGGTGATGCATCAGAACAAGTGTTTAAGAATTTATCATCCTATAAAGAAAAATTAAGTTACATAACGTATTTGGGAATCATAAATCCCAAGACAAAAAATTATTGGAATGAATCTGCTAAAAAAATTGATACATTAAGTGATAAAGACCCTGATGATAGTTGGTTTTTTGATCTCGTACAATCCAAAAAAGATTTAGTGATCAATATGGATTACACAGCAGAATACAAATCATATGCTATTTTTGTAAATGGTGTAACCATTGAAAATGGAAATCCTGTTCTCATCAGTTCTCTTGGCATTGATGTATCGGTTGCTTCCAAACAATTCACAAAACAAGACCAATTTGGAGGAGAAAGTTGGCTCGTGGATGGAAAGGGCATCATCCAACTTGCACTTGATAATCAACTTTTAGACAAAGATGTAAGCCAGGCATTCCCCGAAGAAGTTGTATCCGAATTAAAAGCTACAAAGGAACCTATCCTTATTTTTGCAGGGAAAGATTCAAAAGGCAAACATTGTTTGTATGGTAGTTTCCAATTACATTCTGTTCCTTGGCGAGTGATCTACCGTGTTCCTGTTTCTTCCATGACAAAGTCATTGGATTCCATCGCACTTTTAACTTCTTTAAGTATCTTGTTTTCGGTGATTGTTGTATCCATTGGTATGGGATATGTGTTAACAAAAGTGACACATGCGATTCGCGAAGCTTCTATGTTGATGAATCGAATTTCTCAGAATGAATTGTCTTTCGAAGTTCCTAAAATCCAATTAGAACGAAAAGATGAAATTGGAGGAATGGCAAAAAGTTTAGAAAAAATGCGCCATAACTTAATTTCGATTGTACAAAAAATCCAAGGTTTATCAGAATCCATTACTGGTAAAAGTTCCCATTTATCTTCTTTAGCTTCTGATTCTTCTGCTACTATCGAAGAAATTGCTTCCTCGGTCCAAGAACTTTCTGCAAGTGCGGAAAATGTATCAGCTTCTGCCGAAGAAATTTCTTCTCAATCCAATTCTATGATTGAAACCCTCAGTTTATTAGGAAACGAAATGGAATTGGTTTCGAAAGGCGCAGAAAAAATTGAAGGGAAAGCAAGCGAATTGGAATCTTTTGTTGGGAAATCATTAATCGATGCCAAATCCTTATTTGAAACCATCAATATTAAAATTCAAAGTGCAGTAAAAGATGCGGAAGCGATAAAAGAGATTCGTGAGTTGGCAAGTATGATTGCTGAGATTGGTGACCAGACAAATTTACTTTCTCTCAATGCTGCCATTGAAGCAGCAAGAGCAGGGGAACACGGACGGGGATTTGCGGTGGTTGCTACTGAAGTTTCGAATTTAGCAGGTAAATCACAAGACACCGTCAAAAAGATTGTGGAATTAAATCACAAACTAGAAAAAGCAATGATGGAAATGGTAGATTCAGTGAAAGAATTATTGAATATGATCACAGGGAAAGTGATTCCTGATTACGAAACCGTTGTTGCTTCTGGAAAGGAATACAAAACTCAATCGGAAGAGATTAATGCATTAGCAAAACGAACATTTATGTTGGCAAAAGAAATCAGTGGTAGTATTAGCGAAGTACACCATGCAATTATTTCTGTTTCGGAAGCGATGAACCAAAACGCATTGGCATTAGGGGAAATCAGTTCTGGAACCAATCAAATGAGTGAAGTTTCGATGCAAACAGCAGATAGTTCTGCTGAGTTAAACCAGACTGCAATTGATATGAAAGACATCGCTTACCAATTTAAAATCGATTCAAATTCGTAA
- a CDS encoding PAS domain S-box protein has product MINPVKFIANKPELCEFVFEKASFGYLVWDTSVGIVYPSPVATKSMGLTIDQPFPEECILTHSGSKIQSEKTTTDSILGRICFDPSNSAGFPFRFHTKEFNELGRKFILLALDSFSEGKEKVLPPILQSLEISRDLFISSFRYSNIGMDISNPHGEMIEVNPIFCEWLGYQAEELKEKTLSEFTHPDDLELELAYLEKLNRGLIPSFQIKKRYLTKDNQTIWAILNKSIIRDHLGNPIYYLAQILNITDSIQSEMELRSISRLLDQMANLAKIGGWDLDLKTNQANWTNVTKRIHEVSDDYIPSVETGLQFYHSEESRNKITNAVQELLETGKEYDLELEMVTAKGNQTWVRTIGRAEYEDNRVVKIYGIIQDINERKKWEMALASQAAILWSFVEHAPAAVAMLDQEMRYVALSQRWIDDYKIPFSKEEIIGKCHYEIFPNIGEEWKNIHSRGLKGEILKRDEDIWRPPGWEKDQVIQWEIRPWSLLSGGIGGILMFTRDITESYETKLELKHAKELAENAYNAKSEFLANMSHEIRTPLNGIIGYSDLLAETLVDTSFNEYAQIVKQSAHTLLNIVNDILDFSKAEAGKLQLAEEANDLKKLVLEAIKIMDIQAIIKGLDIRLFIDENIPQTLMFDSNRLRQVLLNLIGNAIKFTEKGFIECRLVHLDTSEENEVKIRISVKDTGIGIAKENQKKIFDSFTQEDFSTTRKFGGTGLGLAICRQLLSLMKSNLKLKSEVGEGSEFYFEIPFRIPEHDPILQTESIVTTIESKGFSDSNTKERTIKILVVEDNAVNMGLMKNFIKRIIDDAVILEAENGEEAINVFQKESPNLILMDIQMPIKNGYDATIEIRKMHKGKEIPIIAVTAGIIAGEKEKCFEVGMNDYLSKPIHKENLKQMLFKWLDHKNSSIKSK; this is encoded by the coding sequence ATGATCAATCCAGTCAAATTCATCGCAAACAAACCCGAGTTATGTGAATTTGTATTTGAGAAAGCTTCGTTCGGATATTTAGTATGGGATACAAGTGTAGGCATTGTGTACCCAAGTCCAGTGGCAACAAAATCCATGGGGCTCACCATCGACCAACCATTCCCGGAAGAATGTATTTTAACCCACTCTGGTAGTAAGATACAATCCGAAAAAACAACTACCGATTCCATTTTAGGTAGAATTTGTTTTGATCCCAGTAATAGTGCTGGTTTTCCATTTCGATTCCATACAAAAGAATTCAATGAATTGGGTAGAAAATTTATCTTACTGGCCTTGGATTCTTTTTCAGAAGGAAAAGAAAAAGTATTACCTCCCATTTTGCAATCCTTAGAAATTTCTAGAGATTTATTTATATCTTCCTTTCGGTATTCGAATATTGGAATGGATATCTCAAATCCGCACGGAGAGATGATTGAAGTGAATCCTATTTTTTGCGAATGGCTTGGTTACCAAGCGGAGGAGTTAAAAGAAAAAACTTTATCGGAATTCACACATCCCGATGATCTTGAATTGGAATTAGCATACTTAGAAAAATTAAATAGAGGGCTCATACCAAGTTTCCAAATTAAAAAACGTTACCTAACGAAAGACAACCAAACCATTTGGGCAATACTTAATAAATCCATCATTCGTGATCATTTAGGAAATCCTATCTATTATTTGGCACAAATTTTAAACATCACAGATTCTATCCAATCCGAAATGGAACTTCGATCCATCTCACGTTTGTTAGACCAGATGGCAAATTTAGCAAAAATTGGAGGTTGGGATTTAGATTTAAAAACTAACCAAGCCAATTGGACCAATGTAACAAAACGAATCCACGAAGTCAGTGATGACTATATACCAAGTGTTGAAACAGGATTACAATTTTATCATAGCGAAGAAAGTCGAAATAAAATCACAAATGCTGTACAAGAACTTTTGGAAACAGGTAAAGAATATGATTTAGAGTTGGAAATGGTGACGGCTAAAGGTAACCAAACATGGGTTAGAACCATTGGTCGAGCAGAATATGAAGATAACCGAGTTGTAAAAATCTATGGTATCATCCAAGACATCAACGAAAGAAAAAAATGGGAAATGGCTCTGGCATCACAAGCAGCAATTCTATGGTCATTTGTCGAACACGCTCCTGCAGCCGTTGCAATGCTCGACCAAGAGATGCGTTATGTTGCTCTCAGCCAAAGATGGATTGATGATTATAAAATCCCTTTCTCAAAAGAAGAGATCATTGGTAAATGCCATTATGAAATTTTTCCCAATATTGGAGAAGAATGGAAAAATATCCATTCTCGCGGTTTAAAAGGTGAGATTTTAAAAAGGGATGAAGATATTTGGCGGCCACCTGGTTGGGAAAAAGACCAAGTGATCCAATGGGAAATTCGGCCTTGGAGTTTACTTTCGGGTGGAATTGGTGGTATTTTGATGTTCACAAGAGATATTACTGAATCCTATGAAACCAAACTTGAGTTAAAACATGCAAAGGAATTGGCTGAAAATGCTTACAACGCCAAATCTGAATTTTTGGCGAATATGAGCCATGAGATTCGCACGCCTCTGAATGGAATTATAGGTTATTCGGATTTACTTGCAGAAACTTTGGTTGATACTTCATTCAATGAATACGCACAAATCGTAAAACAATCAGCACATACTCTTTTGAATATCGTAAATGATATATTAGATTTTTCAAAGGCTGAAGCAGGGAAATTACAATTAGCTGAAGAGGCCAATGACTTAAAAAAGTTAGTTTTAGAAGCGATCAAAATTATGGATATCCAAGCAATTATAAAAGGTTTGGATATCCGATTGTTTATTGATGAAAATATTCCGCAAACTTTAATGTTTGATTCCAATCGATTGCGGCAGGTTCTTTTGAATTTAATTGGAAATGCAATTAAATTTACCGAAAAAGGTTTTATCGAATGTAGGCTTGTACATTTGGATACAAGTGAAGAAAATGAAGTTAAAATTAGAATTTCTGTAAAAGATACAGGGATTGGAATCGCAAAAGAAAACCAAAAGAAAATTTTTGATTCGTTTACACAAGAAGATTTTTCCACAACACGAAAGTTTGGTGGGACTGGTCTTGGTCTTGCAATTTGTAGGCAACTTTTAAGTTTGATGAAATCAAATTTAAAGTTGAAAAGTGAAGTCGGAGAAGGTAGTGAATTTTATTTTGAGATCCCTTTTCGTATTCCAGAACATGATCCAATTTTACAAACTGAATCGATTGTAACAACAATTGAATCGAAAGGATTTTCAGATTCCAATACAAAGGAACGTACCATAAAAATTTTGGTGGTAGAAGATAATGCAGTGAATATGGGTTTGATGAAAAATTTCATCAAACGGATCATAGACGATGCTGTAATTCTCGAAGCAGAAAATGGAGAGGAAGCAATCAATGTCTTTCAAAAAGAATCTCCCAATTTGATCCTAATGGACATCCAAATGCCGATTAAAAATGGTTATGATGCTACAATCGAAATTCGGAAAATGCATAAGGGGAAAGAAATACCTATCATTGCCGTAACAGCGGGAATCATTGCCGGTGAAAAAGAAAAATGTTTTGAAGTGGGAATGAATGATTATTTGAGTAAACCAATTCATAAGGAAAATTTAAAACAAATGCTTTTCAAATGGTTAGATCACAAAAACTCAAGTATCAAATCGAAATAA